Within the Fusarium keratoplasticum isolate Fu6.1 chromosome 1, whole genome shotgun sequence genome, the region CGCGGGCACACACCATCGCCAAACATGGATGACATGTTTGATGTTTTCGAGGGCAAGGTGGAGGCCCCGAGTGCGAGCGAAGACGAGAGCGTCCCCCGCAAGCgcgacaagaccaagaagagaaaggccGATGAAGCCATGAACGGCAACGCGGCCAACGCGGCCGAGGACGTCGACATGGACGACAAGACCGAGACctccaaggatgaggattccgacgacgacgacactTCGGACACGCCCAGCCAGCAAGAtaagaagaggaggaagaaggaggatggcgCGGGTCCTGTCATGACGGATACCTTCCAGACGGCAGAGTCGAGAGAGGTTGCTGGCGCATCTACCTTTGTGCCTCAGGACTCGTCGCTGGTCCTGTCGCATAACATTCAGCATCAAGTTGCGCTGCCCCCGGACCTGGATTACGAGTATGTTCCCTTGTCCGAGCACAAGGCGCCCGACGAGCCGGCGCGAACGTGGAACTTTAAGCTCGATCCTTTCCAGAGTCTTTCCGTGGCCTCGATTGAGCGGGAGGAGAGTGTGCTTGTGTCTGCGCACACCTCTGCCGGAAAGACGGTCGTTGCAGAGTACGCCGTCGCGCAGTGTCTGAAGCGCAACCAGAGAGTCATCTACACGAGTCCCATCAAGGCCCTGAGCAACCAGAAGTATCGAGATTTCGAGGCCATCTTTGGAGATGTGGGCTTGATGACTGGTGACGTGACTATCAACCCCACGGCCAGTTGTCTGGTCATGACGACAGAGATTTTGCGATCCATGTTGTATCGAGGTTCAGAGATTATGCGAGAAGTTGCGTGGGTTGTCTTTGATGAGATTCACTACATGCGCGACAAGACGAGAGGTGTCGTTTGGGAGGAGACCATCATTATGCTTCCCGACAAGGTCCGATACGTGTTCCTCTCGGCCACTATCCCCAACGCTTTCCAGTTCGCCGAGTGGATTGCCAAGATCCATCACCAGGCCTGTCACGTTGTTTACACTGATTTCCGACCGACTCCTCTTCAGAACTACTTCTTCCCCGCTGGGGGTAGTGGCGCTAGACTCAtcgttgatgagaagagcaACTTTAACGAGCAAAATTTCAACCTGGTTATGcaagaggtggaggagaagaagggagcTGACCCCAACGATCCTACGGCACGACAAAAAGGAAAGGGCAAGAATAAGAAGACCAACAAGGGTGGTGCGGACAGCGGCTCagacatcgccaagatcatcCGGATGACTATCAAGAAGAAGTTTAACCCCGTCATTGTCTTCAACTTCAGCAAGCGAGAGTGCGAGAACATGGCCATGAACATTTCGTCCCTCAGCTTCAACGACGATTCCGAAAAAGCTATGGTTAAAAAGGTCTTTCACAGCGCCATTGAGAGCTTGTCGGAGCAGGATAGGGAGTTGCCTCAGATTGTGAACCTTCTGCCCCTGTTGGAGCGAGGTATCGGTGTGCATCATTCAGGCCTGCTTCCTATTCTCAAGGAGACTATTGAGATTCTGTTCCAGGAGTCTCTGATCAAGGTTCTTTTCGCGACTGAGACCTTCTCTATCGGCTTGAACATGCCTGCCAAGACTGTCGTCTTCACCCAGGTGACCAAGTGGGATGGTGTCAAGAGACGTCCTCTCACTTCTTCCGAGTACATCCAGATGGCTGGTCGTGCTGGTCGTCGTGGTCTCGATGCCCGAGGTATCGTCATCATGATGATTGACGATAAGCTTGAGCCCGACactgccaaggagattgttACTGGTCACCAGGATCGCCTCAACTCGGCTTTCTACCTCGGCTACAACATGATTCTGAACCTGCTGCGAATTGAGGCCATCTCACCGGAGTTTATGCTGGAGCGATGTTTCCACCAGTTCCAAAACGCGGCTAGCGTCCCGTCTCTGGAGAAGGACTTGATGTCGCTACAGCAGGAGCGCGATACAATGAGCATCCCTGATGAGGCGACAGTCAAGGACTACTACCAGATTCGTCAACAGCTGAGCACCTACACCAAGGACATGCGAACAGTTATTCAGCACCCCAACTATAGCATTTCTTATCTCCAGCCCGGCCGTCTGGTGCAGATCTACAACCCCAAGGACGACCAGGAGACTGTCGCTGGAAACGGTACCGACTTTGGATGGGGAGTCATTGTCAACCAGACTCCCCGCCGAGCACCCAAGCTTGGCGAGCCCGAACACATCCCCCAGGAGTCCTACGTCATCGATGTTCTCCTGCCCATCTCGAGGAAGAGCGCCGAAATCGCCCCCGGGCAGCCAGCTGGGGAGATGCCCCCCGGCTTGAAGCCATTCtcagacgacgacgacatcaagTTTGCCATTGTGCCATGCCTGCTCACGtgcatcaaggccatcagcCAGATCCGTCTTTTCCTCCCTAAGGACGGGTTGAAAACGGATGGCGACAGGGAGACGCTCACCAAGTCTCTGATGGAGGTTAAGCGCCGATTCCCCGATGGTCTGCCTATTTTGGATCCTATTGAGAACATGGAGATCACCGACGAGTCGTTCAAGAAGCTTCTTAGAAAGATTGAGGTTCTGGAGTCGAGGCTTCTTGCTAACCCTCTGcatctctctcctcttcttccctcaCTATGGGAGCAATACcacaccaaggtcaagctgaccgacaaggtcaaggagaccaagaaggccatcgccaaggcgtACAGCATCGCTCAGATGGATGAGCTCAAGTCACGCAAGCGTgtcctccgccgcctcggtTTCATCAACGACGCCGAGGTTGTTCAGCTAAAGGCTCGTGTCGCGTGTGAGATCTCATCCACTGAGGGCCACGAGCTGCTCCTCTCGGAACTGCTCTTCGACAGATTCTTCAATGAGCAGACACCCGAGATGTGCGCTGCTGTCAtgagcatcttcatctttgacgaAAAGGTGGAAGCTCCTgctctcaaggaggagctgcagAAGCCCTTCCGCGAGGTCCAGGCCAAGGCGAGAATCATTGCCAAGGTCAGCCAGGAGTGCAAGCTCGACGTCAACGAGGAGGAATATgtgcagaagctcaagtGGCAGCTGATGGAGACGGTCTACACGTGGGCCCAAGGACGTCCGTTTGTTGAGATTTGGTACGTGTTGATGCCACACTGGAAGAGAATATCACTAACAATTTGTAGCAAAATGACAAACGTGTACGAAGGCTCACTCATTCGCCTCTTCCGCCGTCTGGAAGAGCTCCTTCGACAGATGGCCCAGGCCGCCAAGGTTATGGGCAACGAAGACCTTACCAAAAAGTTTGAAGAGAGTCTGGCAAAGATCCGCAGAGACATTGTGGCCGCCCAGAGTCTTTACCTGTAAGGCCTTTAGTTGTTTCTGTTTCACGAGCAGTTCAAAAGGGGGTTGTTGGTATGTACTGGGCCATAATTTTGCTATACCATCCGGGGATTGGGGGAGTTTGGGCGCGTCGGTAAAAAAGATAGTTGTTGTCTTGTCGGTTGTCGGGGCGGTTCGAGTTGTCCCGACCGAATGTTGGGAATGGAATCTATACTAGCCCGTCTTGTTCGCCATCTGTAGTTGTAGTAGACTATTGTATGTAGTACGCTCCATGTAAAAAAACGCCCGACGCCAGAAAGAATGCTGCTGTCCTTGATCATCTAGGGGAAGGCTCTACTAAGGCCGGTCCCCTGAGATCCCCATGATGAACCCAATGCAGAGACTAAACACGACGCCGAAGCCGACAAAGATCTGCCATCTCTTACTCCAGATCCCTTCTTCGCGCATCAACCATGTCAGGCTTCCtaaagggaagaagaagccgaccATCATGGCTCGGAACAAAATTTCTAGTACTGAAGCCATGCCTGTGTACTCATCCTCTAGCGGGTTGGACTCGGACGGGATGCCTCCAGCGTTGTTGTCGATCCACGCGTCCTCCATGTTGCGCAGGGTGTCGGGAGATGGCATGGCATCTGGGGTGAAGCGCGAAGTATGTATCGACGTGAACTGGGTTCTTAACGTCGAGATCTCGGACTGTGTGAACCCAGACTGAAGCAGCCGGTCAAATcccctcggcctcggtctcGTCGACGCTGTAGGCTTGGATCCCTCAGGCGTCGCATCCTTAGGCGGCTtggcagcctcttcctcctcttgttTGAGTTCCTCGCTCGTCAACTCATCGCCAATGGAGCAGTTAACATAGACACGCGACACGCCCTCAACTGCCTTCCCCTTGCCCTTCGGGTCATCCTCCCttggcggcggaggcggcggcgcctTGAGTACGGAGCTGAGGGCTGACGAGTCGGGGAGTAGACGGCCCTGGTGGATGAGGCGCAGTCGGCTGCGGGAGGAGAGACGGGTGCGGAGGAGGTGcttgagggcgaggacggtTGTTGCGTTTGGCGAGGGGATGTCGAGTTCGAGGTCTGGCtgtgaggttgagaagcGGATGGTTAGGTGGAGGggtggagggagaggaggccttgaagatgagggtggagtggtcatgatggcggcattgTCGTGCTATCTATTGCGCTGTTTACAAGGAAGAAAGAATCTTGCTGCTGGTTGGCGACGTGAATGCCTTTTGTTGTAGCAACGGTGTCAAAGATGCCTTGATTCAATGGGTGTTAAAGGCTGAGGTCGTCCTGATCTCCATTTGGTGTGACGTGACCTCCCGTAAATCTACAGGGGCCTTGCAGGGGTCACAGCGCTGCACGGCCCGCGGCAGGGGCTTGAGAGCCTCTAAAATCTGTCGACCGCCCGGCAGAAACCCCAGAAAGTGGGCTTCCATGTCAACCTGGAATAAACATCAAAAATTCCATCCAgttgttttttttttcttaatcTCGACAAACATCTCACTCGTTATTTTTCTTGTAGGATCTGGTTTAATGGTCATGGCATCATGCCGCGCCTGCGAGGGACGAGATACCTGAGTTGCTTCTACTGCGGCAAGAGGTCCAACACCAAATATGATGGCGTCACGAGCCAGTTTCTCTGCCTATTCTGCGATGCGACCAACTATCTCGATGAAGTATGAGCGCCAAACCCCCGTTTTGGACCTCGGGCTGACAGATTTTAGAATGGAGAGATTACGGATCCTCCAGTAGCCACCGAGCGAGAAGCTCCCGCAACGCAATACGCAGTACCACGACAGTCGCCTCCCTCGTCGCCGAGGGATAGTATCTTTTGCTCGACATGTCTCAAGAATCAGCGTCTATTTACGTCCTCACTCGCTCAATATCTCCCCGACGATCCGAACCATCCCGATTATCCTGAACTCGAGCGAAACTATTACCGATACCGAAAGGGGCTGGAGGAGCGATATCCTCAGGTCTGCGATGAATGCGCCGAGCGGGTGGAGGGTCAGATTCGTCGGGCGGGGTACACGGCCAAGACGGATCATCTACGGCGAATGATGGAGAAGAGTCGAGGGAGGAGGGCTGATCCAGGAAGGAATACGGCGTTGGACTGGGCCAACAGCTTGGGGAGGGGATTGTGGTGGGGAGGACTGGCGATGCAGATGCTCTGGCACATCAAGACGCTGTCATATGTGCTGGAGCATCCAGATGAAGGAATGTATGACCCGGATGACAGGAGCTGGCCGACCATGGCAGTGGCTGCTCTATCATGGGCTGTTGCATTTCTCCCACCAGCCGACACCCTGATCAGTGGGGCAGTTACGGCGAGCATACTATCTGCGTGGTGGAATCCCCAGTTTGTGCAGGTCAGCCGCGGCTTCACGAGACATCTCCTGGGATTCACGCAGTGGTATTCCTTCCAGgggctcatcatcttcttccgcATCCTTTTCCGCCGGGTGCTCGAGATGAATGGAGGTAGGGGGCAGTCGAGGAGTGCTCAGCTGAGCGCTCATCTGGTCATGTCGGTTGTCATGATTATGGTATGTTTTTCCGTGTGAGAAAGTAAACGCATGCTGACTTGATTAGATCTACTCTTTTGCAAGGAGGTCCATCAGAGTTGATACCACGCCCCTTTTTGGGAACTCCAGCGCCACCATTTCACCGAAACCCAAGATCacgagaaggaaaaaggaGGAGCCAAAAACATTTTCTGAGTTGTTGAACGAGGCCCTGGACTCGCCGACTCCTGCGCCCCAGCAGCGAGATCTATTCAGTCAACCACTTGTCAATCCACTGCCACGGCCATACCCTCCCAGCAACCCCGTGAGGATGCCGGAGAGTCCTCATACGCAATTCAAcagcctcaatctctctccACAAAGGAACCAGGGGGTTCAATACTCGGACGAGATGGACTGGACTCCTACCGAGTCTCCAGTTCCGTCACAACACCGAGCCTTTCGTGAGGCGCCTCCTTCCAACGGCCCGAGACCGGC harbors:
- a CDS encoding Ima1-N domain-containing protein, with protein sequence MPRLRGTRYLSCFYCGKRSNTKYDGVTSQFLCLFCDATNYLDENGEITDPPVATEREAPATQYAVPRQSPPSSPRDSIFCSTCLKNQRLFTSSLAQYLPDDPNHPDYPELERNYYRYRKGLEERYPQVCDECAERVEGQIRRAGYTAKTDHLRRMMEKSRGRRADPGRNTALDWANSLGRGLWWGGLAMQMLWHIKTLSYVLEHPDEGMYDPDDRSWPTMAVAALSWAVAFLPPADTLISGAVTASILSAWWNPQFVQVSRGFTRHLLGFTQWYSFQGLIIFFRILFRRVLEMNGGRGQSRSAQLSAHLVMSVVMIMIYSFARRSIRVDTTPLFGNSSATISPKPKITRRKKEEPKTFSELLNEALDSPTPAPQQRDLFSQPLVNPLPRPYPPSNPVRMPESPHTQFNSLNLSPQRNQGVQYSDEMDWTPTESPVPSQHRAFREAPPSNGPRPAFGESPVSNEQSPFWYKVPAAPTTPSQRLRNPPNAPVLRGKPVEQESIFFRGAAKAQAQRQQEDESDVSFKPPSFFAPQRSNDEANSLADMLSQSFSLSQESQPSDASARRPSGWTEEKPAVAIGPKMDKLGVEFMALAALLVVWGLTLAIHTPFRREVQLALLSAAGTIALRVTGEASKETKEEKGPSTATYVGSVLSVMELAAVCWLGWEVWQGTADAGKYGIGVLTVMLGHQVWSSVV